One part of the Eubalaena glacialis isolate mEubGla1 chromosome 19, mEubGla1.1.hap2.+ XY, whole genome shotgun sequence genome encodes these proteins:
- the RAMP2 gene encoding receptor activity-modifying protein 2: MASLRAERAAGGPRLPATGAGRPAALRLLLLLGAVLKPQESLAQLLPTPDGFKSEGKTVEEKYETNVLRCWDDYKVQMDSIEKDWCDWALISRPYSILRDCLERNAEEFGLGFPNPWAEQIIFETHQIHFANCSLGQPPFSDPPEDVLLAMIIAPICLIPFLVTLVVWRSKDSEAQT, from the exons ATGGCCTCGCTCCGGGCGGAGCGCGCTGCCGGCGGCCCGCGGCTCCCCGCGACCGGCGCCGGGCGACCGGCAGCGCTCCGCCTCCTCCTGCTGCTGGGCG CTGTCCTGAAGCCCCAGGAGTCCCTGGCTCAACTTCTTCCCACCCCAGACGGCTTCAAGTCAGAAG GGAAAACAGTGGAGGAGAAGTATGAGACAAATGTCCTACGTTGCTGGGATGATTATAAAGTTCAAATGGACTCTATCGAAAAGGATTGGTGTGACTGGGCCCTCATTAGCAG GCCTTACAGCATCCTTCGAGACTGCTTGGAAAGGAATGCAGAAGAGTTTGGCCTGGGCTTCCCCAATCCCTGGGCGGAACAGATCATCTTTGAGACTCACCAGATCCACTTTGCCAACTGCTCCCTGGGGCAGCCCCCCTTCTCAGACCCCCCAGAGGATGTGCTCTTGGCCATGATCATAGCCCCCATCTGCCTCATCCCCTTCCTTGTCACCCTTGTGGTGTGGAGGAGTAAAGACAGTGAAGCCCAGACCTAG
- the VPS25 gene encoding vacuolar protein-sorting-associated protein 25 — protein MAMSFEWPWQYRFPPFFTLQPNVDTRQKQLAAWCSLVLSFCRLHKQSSMTVMEAQESPLFNNVKLQRKLPVESIQVVLEELRKKGNLEWLDKNKSSFLIMWRRPEEWGKLIYQWVSRSGQNNSVFTLYELTNGEDTEDEEFHGLDEATLLRALQALQQEHKAEIITVSDGRGVKFF, from the exons ATGGCGATGAGTTTCGAGTGGCCGTGGCAGTATCGCTTCCCGCCCTTCTTTAC GTTGCAGCCGAACGTGGACACTCGGCAGAAGCAGCTGGCCGCCTGGTGCTCGCTAGTCCTGTCCTTCTGTCGCCTGCACAAACAGTCCAGCATGACGGTGATGGAAGCTCAGGAGAGCCCGCTCTTCAACAACGTGAAGCTACAGC GGAAGCTGCCCGTGGAATCAATCCAGGTTGTATTAGAGGAACTGAGGAAGAAAG GAAACCTCGAGTGGTTGGATAAGAACAAGTCTAGCTTCCTGATCATGTGGCGGAGGCCAGAAGAATGGGGGAAGCTCATCTATCAGTGG GTTTCCAGGAGTGGCCAGAACAACTCCGTGTTCACCTTATACGAACTGACCAATGGGGAAGACACAGAGGATGAGG AGTTCCACGGGCTGGATGAGGCAACCCTACTGCGGGCTCTGCAGGCCCTACAGCAGGAGCACAAGGCCGAGATCATCACTGTCAGCGATGGCCGAGGCGTCAAGTTCTTCTAG